Proteins encoded together in one Impatiens glandulifera chromosome 1, dImpGla2.1, whole genome shotgun sequence window:
- the LOC124921872 gene encoding extensin-2-like produces MRAQGGRRLWPHLLITMALATLLNTSVSADPYVYASPPPPYEYKSPPPPSPSPPTPYVYKSPPPPSPSPPPPYVYTSPPPPSPSPPPPYVYKSPPPPSPSPPPPYYYKSPPPPSPSPPPPYYYKSPPPPTPSPPPPYYYKSPPPPSPSPPPPYYYKSPPPPSPSPPPPYYYKSPPPPSPSPPPPYYYKSPPPPSPSPPPPYYYKSPPPPPYYYKSPPPPSPSPPPPYYYKSPPPPSPSPPPPYYYKSPPPPSPSPPPPYYYKSPPPPSPSLPPPYYYKSPPPPLLSPPPPYYYKSPPPPSPSPPPPYYYKSPPPPSKSPPKPYIYKSPPPPSKSPPKPNYYNSPPPPSPTYLYKSPPPPSYYYKSPPPNFYYPPHSYRPLVVKVVGKVYCYKCYDWTYPKKSHDKKHLKGAIVELTCTAGKKEILAYGTTKINGKFAVTLDGFDYKKYGVEACKAKLHAPPKGSTCNIPTNLHWGITGAKLKVKSKTEYEVVLSSEPFAYAPKTPSKECEKPKPKPTPSPYYYKSPPPPVYYYKSPPPLPTYAYKSPPPPPSYAYKSSPPYYYKSPPPPSLSPPPPYYYKSPPPPSPSPPPPYYYKSPPPPTPSPPPPYYYKSPSPPSPSPPPSYYYKSPPPPSPSPPPPYYYKSPPPPSPPPPYYYKSPPPPSPLPPPPYYYKSPPPPSQSPPPPYYYKSPPPPLSSPPTPYYYKSPPPPSPSPPSPYYYKSPPPPSSSPPPPYIYKSPPPPSPSPPPPYYYKSPPPPSPSPPPPYYYKSPPPPSPSPPPPYYYKSPPPPSPSPPPPYFYKSPPPPSPSPPPPYYYKSPPPPSPYPPPPYYYKSPPPPSPSPPPPYYYRSPPPPSPSPPPSYYYSSPPPSIHY; encoded by the exons ATGAGAGCTCAAGGTGGCCGCCGTCTCTGGCCACATTTGCTGATCACTATGGCtttagcgacgcttttaaaTACTTCTGTTTCTGCTGACCCTTACGTCTATGCTTCTCCACCTCCTCCTTACGAATACAAGTCGCCTCCTCCGCCTTCCCCATCACCCCCGACTCCCTATGTATACAAGTCACCACCTCCTCCTTCGCCATCACCCCCGCCTCCCTATGTATACACTTCACCTCCTCCCCCGTCACCATCACCCCCGCCTCCCTATGtatacaagtcacctcctccccCGTCACCATCTCCGCCACCaccttattattataaatcacctcctccaccttctccatCACCACCTCCTCCATATTATTACAAATCTCCACCGCCTCCTACCCCGTCTCCTCCTCCACCCTACTACTACAAGTCTCCCCCACCGCCTTCGCCTTCCCCTCCTCCACCGTACTACTACAAATCTCCCCctcctccatctccatctccaccTCCACCATACTATTATAAATCTCCCCCCCCACCATCTCCATCTCCTCCTCCCCCTTACTATTATAAATCTCCCCCACCACCATCTCCATCTCCTCCTCCCCCATACTACTACAAGTCCCCTCCTCCTCCGCCTTACTATTACAAGTCCCCACCGCCGCCATCAccatctcctcctccaccttacTATTACAAGTCCCCACCGCCGCCATCACCATCTCCTCCTCCACCATATTACTACAAGTCGCCACCTCCACCTTCTCCATCTCCGCCTCCTCCATACTACTATAAATCTCCACCACCTCCTTCACCATCTCTGCCTCCTCCATATTACTACAAGTCTCCTCCCCCTCCATTGCTTTCTCCACCTCCACCATACTACTATAAATCACCACCACCTCCATCAccatctcctccaccaccataTTACTACAAATCCCCGCCTCCTCCATCTAAATCTCCACCAAAGCCCTACATTTACAAATCACCTCCTCCTCCATCTAAATCTCCACCAAAGCCCAACTATTACAACTCTCCACCCCCACCATCTCCAACCTACCTTTATAAATCACCACCTCCTCCTTCTTACTATTACAAGTCTCCACCACCCAATTTTTACTATCCTCCTCACTCTTACCGTCCTTTGGTTGTAAAAGTTGTTGGAAAAGTTTACTGCTATAAATGCTATGATTGGACATACCCAAAAAAATCTCATGACAAGAAACATCTCAAAg GTGCTATAGTGGAATTGACATGTACAGCTGGTAAAAAAGAAATTTTGGCCTATGGTACAACTAAGATAAATGGCAAGTTTGCCGTTACTCTTGATGGCTTTGATTACAAGAAATATGGAGTTGAGGCATGCAAAGCCAAGCTCCATGCACCACCTAAAGGTTCGACATGCAACATCCCGACAAACCTCCATTGGGGAATTACAGGTGCCAAGTTAAAGGTGAAGTCCAAGACTGAATATGAAGTTGTGCTCTCTTCCGAGCCTTTTGCCTATGCCCCAAAGACTCCTTCGAAAGAGTGTGAGAAGCCTAAGCCAAAGCCTACTCCTTCACCATATTATTACAAATCGCCTCCTCCCCCAGTCTACTACTATAAATCACCACCACCTCTTCCAACTTATGCATATAAATCACCACCACCTCCTCCAAGTTATGCATATAAATCATCTCCACCATACTACTACAAatctcctcctccaccatcgCTATCACCTCCACCACCTTACTACTATAAGTCTCCGCCACCACCATCCCCATCCCCTCCACCACCATACTACTAtaagtctccaccaccaccaacGCCATCACCTCCACCCCCTTATTACTATAAGTCTCCCTCACCACCATCTCCATCACCTCCACCATCATACTACTAtaagtctccaccaccaccatcgCCATCACCTCCACCACCTTACTACTATAAGTCTCCCCCACCACCATCACCTCCACCACCATACTACTATAAGTCTCCCCCACCACCATCTCCATTACCTCCCCCACCTTACTACTATAAATCTCCCCCACCGCCTTCACaatctcctccaccaccatactactacaagtctccaccaccaccattgTCATCTCCTCCTACACCGTACTACTATAAATCTCCCCCACCTCCTTCGCCATCTCCTCCATCACCATACTACTAcaaatctccaccaccaccatcgtcatctcctcctccaccaTACATCtacaagtctccaccaccaccttcaccatctcctccaccaccttactattacaagtcacctcctccaccctCTCCGTCTCCTCCCCCACCTTACTATTACAAAtcgcctcctccaccatctccatctccaccacctccttactactacaagtctccaccaccaccatccCCCTCTCCTCCACCACCTTACTTTTACAAATCTCCCCCACCACCATCCccatctccaccaccaccatatTACTACaaatctcctccaccaccatcCCCATATCCTCCACCACCATACTATtacaagtctccaccaccaccatcacCGTCTCCTCCACCCCCTTACTACTACAGGTCTCCACCCCCTCCATCACCATCACCACCTCCATCATATTACTATTCATCTCCACCACCATCAATTCATTACTAA